The window TGGCAAATACTACTCTTCAACAAATGCTTATAGTAATTCTTAAGATTAGGGATAGAACATAAGTTGTGGTAAGTTTGGCATTTTGTTCAAGAGAGTCTTTGCATATATTATATTACAAATTACAAATAGAAAAGCTACAGAAGCTGATGGTAATAGTAGATTGATTAGTCACATATGTTTTAGTCTGATGGGAAAATCACAAAGGTAAATTGATAATGGAAGAATGTGAGTTAAAGCTGGAACGAACATTGTAGGCTGCAGCCAATCATGTAGCATCAAGcttttatttgtttgtttgttcCTCATTTGGTTTTTTTGTGAAAGCTCAAGGATTCCAGCAAATGGTTGAGGTTCTGTGTATAACTAACTAGGCGGCTGGAAGTACATTGGTAAGCATTAACTGGCTTCTAGGAGAAATGAACCAAAAGCTACATGATGTGTTCAATTACTATGTACTACaaactttttgcattttttcttATACTCTCTCATTTACTTCTTAAAATCTTTAATATATTGTTTTTTCTAGTTAAATATTAAACTTTTCTCATACATTTGACCCATAAATTGAAAGAAATTATATATTGTTCTGTTTGAAGGAGTTTCTTGTTGAGCAGTTTACCTTTATTAGAATTACTAGAGTGGTGTTAATTGCAATTGATTCTGTCTGAAGTGTGTTTGAGTATAAAGAACAACCTGTTCCTTTTTGTATGTCTCTTTAGGTTCATCCAAAGTTATTTCGAAAAATATGTTTCTAAACAACGGACTGTTTTCACCTAAAGTTTATGTACAACCTAATTCACCTTCCTCTTAATTCGGTCTTATATATTGCAAAGCCTTTGCCATGAGAGTAGAGGATCTTTTGGCATTCTTAAGACCTTCTAGGCAGGGGCGGAGCTAAAGCCTAAAGGGAGGCAAGGGAATTCAATTGAATCCCCTTTGCCGGAATATTGTACTGCGCAAATAGAGCAAAAATGATTTCTTTTGGTTATATATGAATTGTCGAATCCCTTTTACATTAGGGGAGATCTTAGTGTAGTGGCAAATGGCATTAAGAAATTGCTTTAAATAATAGGTTCAGATCTTAGGTGTGATACTCTAATAATGTTTTTTGAAATCCCTCGTATGAATTTCAGGCTCTAGAGCTTAATTTGGTGGTAGACGTAGGAGTTGGATGGTGTGTTCATCAATGTATAAAGTTGaccaaaaagataaaaataaacaaaCTTCCAACATTATAACATATGGAAGGATTAAAAGCAGCAGTATGTGTAAGTGTAAATGTCTATACTAGAAAGTGTAGAAATCCACCAAATTCTAGGTTCAGTCACTACACCAAGAAAGCAATTCCTTATCAGCTTCAAATCTGGCCATGTCTTCTTCTTTGAGATTTACCCAGGCTTCTATACCATTACCTGATTTTGTGTCTAGAAAACCAATAACATTCTTGAGAACAAGGCTAGCTGATCCTACCCATATCGGTTGTCCCCAGCCAAAATCAGCTTCATATAGAGGAAATCTGCACAAACTAGTAAAGTTGAACAATACTAGGCCACCTTTCCTCTGCTCATTTGCTTTCTCTTTGATAAAACTCAAGTGCTTGTCATCATTAATCTTCTGGAGACCTGAGACAAATTCACTATTTGCGTTGTGTATACCTTCTCTCACTTGTTTCACTAGCTCAAAACCTTGTTCCTCATCACTAATATTATGATCCAGAGATGGTATTGTAACGACTACTTGCATTACATTCCCGAATAAAGATTCAGGCAACGGAGGATTACTTCTGGTACGTAAGTTCAGTGTATGGACTATGCCATAATTCTTGTTTTCATCTCTTTTGCGATGAATACTTGCCATCAAACGAGTCCATAAGAAAGTTGATAAAGCTTCAATCCTCGAGGGAGGTCTCGTATTTTCAGTATACTTATCTTTAAGTGCTGATACTTTAGAGGCAGAGAATACAAACCTTTTAGTCACAATGGTATCCTTCCCGATTGTGATGCTTGATTTTAACTCTGATGTATCTCTTTGTGGAAATAGTATGGAAGAATTAAATCTTGGACTAGGAACATTGGTATTCCCTCTTGCAATAGCTCCCCAACAATTGATAAACATGAAAGTTGACATTGCATCAGCTAACTTATGAGAAATGGCTATACCAATAGCCATTCCTCCACACTCAAAAAAGTTTGCTTGGACTAGTAAGAAGAAATCTTTAACATCATGTAACTTACAAGGGATGAACTTGTTGAGTTCTTTAGGAACTGGATCAAGAAGGAAATCTGAGAGACTGCATTTGGCTATGGCTTCTATATATGGAATGCCCTCGTCGTTGCAATTGACATGAGAATTGGCCTCTAGACGGCCGCTAAGAGGGTAGAATCTGGTTAACACATGTGATAAAGATTTCTTGAGCTGATTTGATCTCTGTGTGTTTGTGAGGTTATTGTCTGCTGCATAGAAAAAAACTAGGGGCATCAAAATATTTGGAGCAATTTGATCAAGATATGAGAGCTGGTAATGGTGAAGGTCATCTGGGGTTGGTGAAGATGGTTTGATTGTCATTTTGGAGATAATTTCTATATCAACCTTCATTCTTTCTTGTAAAGTGTAACCTAAAGAGGCAAAGCTCTTATTAGGAGTCTTTTTTCTTGATAAACTGACAATGGTTATTGAGGACATAAATAAGACCAGGTTAAGTTATCTATAAGAATAAATATATTATTAAAGAAAGAATTTAACTTTTATACTGACTTTTTTACATTGAAACACAAAAGATGATTATAGGTAACCTGTTCATAATGAGTGGATCTAGAAAATAAGATAGATAGCATGCTATTTataatgtaaatattttttacatcgttaatgtatataaattaaattctTAAAGAAAACAGCATTTTGCCGTTCTCTGATTCTCTCCTCTATGGTGTCTTCAGGTTTTTTAGCTCATAATTATATTTTGTGGCCGTTGTGGCACTAAATAGATGATCACAACTTGATTTGAAGATTAATACATAAAGATGGCGATATATTTCAATTTAATAAAAACACCTTATTTTATTAGAGCAACATATACTAGTCGGCCAAAAAATACACAAGAAGTCAAAGACAGTCATGCCGAATTGCCAATATATAAAACATAGCAGGCCAACCATGGACGACGATAGCAATTCAAAAGTGTGCATATTTGGtctttccttctttttttgtGAATAAACCACAGCAGGCAAACCATTGCGCATTATCCAAAATGCTCATTTTTCCATTTTCTTTTTttgcaaaaaagaaaataaattaacttCATTGAATATAGCTTCAAGATTATCTTATATTGGTGGACCTCTTGATATGAGCCTATGGATTGAGTTGATACATTTTCCATGCATTAAtcttttatttaataaattaaaagCCTATGAATTGACCTCTAACGCATCCTAATTTTAATAATGTTGTGATAGACATTGAGTCATTGAGTTAATACTTACTGTAACACATTTGAGAAAAGAAGAATTCAGAATCCACCTATTTACTCTACATGCCTACATATGGATGTTTTGTTCTTTGTTTGCTTTCTTTCATCACTCAACAATTGTTAATCTCTCGTCAATAGGTCACACGGCTTAATTTCACATATTTACAACGAATAAATTTTGTACACTTCATGACGAATATAAGTAAAACAAACAATCACAGAATTGAAACTAGAAATACATGCATAGATAGTTTGCCAAAACTCGAATAAGCTTTAAATCCAGAAATTTAACCAAACGCAAGCAACTCATTATCAACTTCAAATTTAGCAATATCTTCACCCTTTGGAATGTCCCAAGCTTTTATGCCATCATCTGATCATCTTGTGCCAATAAACACAATTATACTATAAGGGATTATTTGCACCCGATGGCCTTTTTTGAGGCCACTCTATGAATTCTGTCCCGTTAATCCAGTTAGTAGAATCGTGCTTCAAAATGCATTTGCACATAACCTTTTTTGAGGCCtctatttaaattcaaaaaaggCCATTTGTGCAACTGTCCTGAAAGTAAAGATCTGCTGATCCTGCCCAAGTTGGCTCATCTCATCCATATAATCAATCTCTTAAAGTGGAAATCTCTAGAGATCCTAGACGTATTCAGAATTTAAATTTAGTAGGTCCAATAACCTTTCAAAATGTTTGCCTTAAAAAAGACCTTCAAAATGTTAGCACTGAACCTATTGTGTTTTTAATATTATGTGCTCAAATATTAAAGGTTTAGTGATTTTTtacatatttataatttttgtatcgAAAATATTGAATTTGaaataaaacaataaagaaaaaaagaatattgCAAAGAAAGAGGGAGAGAATTCTATTGAATTTGAGATGAGTTACAATGAGgtaaaactcctctatttataggaaaaaaatgACTTAGTCACAAAGTAACAAACTCtctaaaaaatagatatttacctagaatacaattctatttataacacttccctctgaatgtctattcaacagataacgtgcctcgttaaaaccttaacaaaaataaaatccagtgaaaaaaaattctagtgaaagaaaaagagtacacatgtttagaaatacgccttttggttgtctcgttaaaaaccttgtaagAAAAATCAAGtgggataatgtaacgacccgaccagtcattttgggATTTAGCGTTCCGTTCAGTGGTTCGAGGTCTTGGGTGGCTTCATATTGTGTGtcatgacttgcgtgcatggtcggaTTCTATTTTCGGATGTTTCGGGATTTATTTGGATGAGTGAtcctcattttagaagcttaagttgaaaatgttgaccgaagtttgacttttgtgaatttgatgtcggattgtagtttttatggttccgttaggtctggatggtaattttggactcggacgtatgcccaaatttgcatttagatgtttctagaaggttttggtacAATTTGACGAaaattgacaatttgaaggtttggaaagttcgtaggcttgaccgggagttgacttcggAGTTATCAGACTCAGATTGTTattctagaagttggaatatgttcgttgtgtcatttgaacttgtgtgtgaaatttgaggtgattctgaGTTGTTTAGAGGTTTTCGGtgtaagtttggaatttgaaaatttgaaatagttcattaagcttgaattaaggagcgattcgtgattttaatattatgttacgggatttgagacctcgagtaggttcgtgttatattttgggacttgttggtatgatttgacggggtcccgaggggcttggctTGGGTGTGTTTTAgatcattgattgagagactagttaagttaagaaatttggagtttgaccatggtcaatatcgggttaaGACAATATCTTTCCAATATTTTGAGTGCGGGAGCATGtttgtagcatgttttatgattgaaatgcatatacgacttgtgtccgggaggttccggatgagtttcagggtagtttcggatcatttcggtgAAGTTCGGGATTGCTGATGCTGGTACTTTGCAATTGCAAACTTTTTGTTGTAATTGCGAACTACTGCATTTGCGAACTTTTGGTCGCAATTTTGAATATGTGGTTGCAATTGTGAGACCCCAATTGTGAACatccgcaattgcgaacttttggtCATATATGagacatctgcagctgggttaAGAGTTGAAATTTAGGGATTTTAgttcattctttcatattttgaaccctagactcggtaggaggcgatttggagaggggattttcatctacaatcattgggtaagtgattttgatcattttcagctattttacatgattatatatgagaatTAACATCAGAATTTTGAGAATCAAATGGGAATTTTGAGAAACTTTGtctatgttttaaaaaataaaaatttgggatttgagagtcgaattggactcagattttgaaacaaaaaatatatatagactcgtagggttatgggtagtcggaatctactcTTGGACCTggattttgaccgggcgagcctggggttgacttttgttgacttttgaggaattgtgcaaagatcatagctttatttgttagaattgatttctcttgatttatttaatgttattaattcgatttggttagatttgtgccgagcgaaggtgaattgtaaaggaaaagctattttgagTATTGATTGAGAGCTTTTGAGccaagtatcttacctaaccttgtgtgggggaactaccccgtagggattgattttttttttttgcactatttgaactacgtAAAGAGTGTACTCGAGGTGACGAGAGTGTACACAGCCTTATATATGACAATTTGACTGGTTTAGAGTCTTAGGTTTTCTATGCACACTAAATTGAAGTTGCTCTATCATGTTATGTCCTCCATTGTTAAATTCACTctcatatgctttatttgaagttgttggttcatgttatatattttattgccaaatatactcatacatgctttaattgtaatTGTTGCCTCTTTATTGTCATGTTATTTCTTTCATAGTTGATTTTTCTAGTTTGAAGTtcgttgttacatgttatctcttccatagtTGATTATTTGTAATTGAAATCGATGTTACACATTGTCTATCTTATTGTTGAACTACTCTTACTTGAAGTCATCATTACTTATTATGTCTTTCATTATTGAGCTCATTCTTTTGTTTTCTCGTACtgttgtaattcttgtgttgatttacttttcGTACCatcgtgttattgttgttcttattgtatttGGTGTTGTTGAGCCGTAGGCTACGTGTGGTTGTTGTAATTAGAATTTTTGTTATGGAATGTTGTGGTATATGAGCACATGTGGTGCgaattgttatattgtgttgttatatttttggcacatgaagtattgttgagaggattgtcggggtgtttgcacgtgagttgtccgtgctattgttattattgatatttgcacatgcgacgtgataaggtgggctatatatattaggtttgcacatgtggcgagacaaggtgagataattattatgcacgtgtggcgagacaatgcgggcattcactttattattgcgcacgcgACGAGACAAgaggggctatgtcggggatgatttgtgatggcctgggggcattgtcaATTATTATATTTATGTGGTGGTGTGActatcttgtgtgagtcatgcatatttcggatttttgttgtgTTGTTCCAATGTGCTACACGGTGTCTCTGATTTTACCTGTTAACTTAAgctgtgatagtacacttgcacaaagCATACACTGTGGCATGTCACATAtatcagtccaggagtatgaatcTTGATGTTTATTGCATGTatatatgtattcttgtatacctgCCTTCTGTGCGTGGTTTGGActgttagcacatgagttgtccgtgcggatatgaggCATGGTtactgttggcacgtgagttgttcgtgcagatatgaggtattaTTACTATtggtatgtgagttgtccgtgcatatatGAGGTACTagtgatattggcacatgagttatccgtgcagcacgtaagttgtccgtgcggttgtgattggtaatgtgggcacgagatgccaagtgattatgATTCGTGATTCGAGACCCGtgattgtgattatgaggtgtggtacctcggggtgattcttgtGTAAACTTGGTGTAAGAACAGTTGATTATTTGGTTGTTACTTATTTTTTTTACTTGGTTTCACTGGGACTTTTAGTGTTCTGATTACTTTACGGCGTTAGTACATGTTTACTCCTTGTTGCTATTTGTTACTTCTACTTTCCATCTACTAGTGTTATATTGTTAATTTATTCTatgtttagctttatattgatattcatTCCTTTGTTAGTTTTATATCAATACTTGTataggttattatgtctagtaggtgtcttggttgtacctcatcactactccaccaaggttaatcttgatacttactgtgtaccgctgtggtgtactcatgctacacttgctgcatatttttgtgcagatccaggtacctcggagCGCACTGGTCATTAGTTAGCTGATTGTGAGTTGCGGTGGAGACTTCAAGCTATACTTGCCATTACGTgtgtaggcctcagagtcaccttctggagTTTTACATTGTTACTGTTTACTTCTATTCCAAACAatgatgtatttgatattcttAGTTATTCTTAGAaatgcttatgacttgtactaccgattttgggatattGTACATCTATTAATGGTTGTTGGATTTGTGTTGCAATTATTGGTTCATGTTAAATGGTTTATTCGTTTAATATGTTAATAACTCtctatgtgttaggcttacctagtcctagggaCTAGGTGTGATCACGACTCCTGAGGAGAGATTTTTGGTCATGAcagacaaaaccttgtaaggaaaaaagagcacaatgcgtattaactccccatgatgagagcatcaattcacatccttgagcatTCGCATCCTAATCTTGTACACTAGCTTCTTGAAGGTTgatgtcggtagagatttggtgaacaaatcagccatattatcacttgaacgaatttgTTACACATTGATATcatcattcttttgaagatcatgtgtgaaaaataactttggtgaaatgttcTTTATCTTGTCTCTTtatatgaatcctcccttcaattgggctacgCATACTGCattatcttcatacaaaattgtgggtagtttgtcacacttcaaaccatattttttccgaataagatgtattatagaccttaaccatacacattctcgacttgcttcatgaataacaattATCTCGGCATGATTAGATCAAGTAGCCATGATTGATTACTTAGTTGATTGTGaagatatgacagtgcctccacatgtaagcaCATAGCCTATTTGAGATCAAGCCTTCTGtgagtcagataaatacccagcatcggcataaccaacaagatcggaaCTGCACGATCGGAACTGCAATCGTTGACATAAAATAAGTCCATATTGGCAGTCCCTTTTAGATATCACAATATGTATTTGATTCCATtctaatgtctccttgtaggagcagagctatatcttgctaagacattaactaaaAAGGTTATATCAGAccttgtagtattagcaagatacattagggcaccaattgcactaagatatgcactttaggaccaagaagctcttcattattttcttgaGGTTGGAATtgatccttattcacatcaagttatcgaacaaccatcggagtatttaatggatgtgctccatccatgtaaaaccgtttcaatatattttctatgtaggcagattgtTGAACAAAAATTcagtttgccaaatgttcaatttgcaaaccgaaacataattttgtc is drawn from Nicotiana tomentosiformis chromosome 12, ASM39032v3, whole genome shotgun sequence and contains these coding sequences:
- the LOC104101077 gene encoding stemmadenine O-acetyltransferase-like; translated protein: MSSITIVSLSRKKTPNKSFASLGYTLQERMKVDIEIISKMTIKPSSPTPDDLHHYQLSYLDQIAPNILMPLVFFYAADNNLTNTQRSNQLKKSLSHVLTRFYPLSGRLEANSHVNCNDEGIPYIEAIAKCSLSDFLLDPVPKELNKFIPCKLHDVKDFFLLVQANFFECGGMAIGIAISHKLADAMSTFMFINCWGAIARGNTNVPSPRFNSSILFPQRDTSELKSSITIGKDTIVTKRFVFSASKVSALKDKYTENTRPPSRIEALSTFLWTRLMASIHRKRDENKNYGIVHTLNLRTRSNPPLPESLFGNVMQVVVTIPSLDHNISDEEQGFELVKQVREGIHNANSEFVSGLQKINDDKHLSFIKEKANEQRKGGLVLFNFTSLCRFPLYEADFGWGQPIWVGSASLVLKNVIGFLDTKSGNGIEAWVNLKEEDMARFEADKELLSWCSD